Within the Gossypium raimondii isolate GPD5lz chromosome 12, ASM2569854v1, whole genome shotgun sequence genome, the region TATCAAGTTTCTGTCTCATTCTACTCCTGTTAAAACACAGAAAACCTAATGGAATATCTTGAAGAgagaagggttttttttttttttttatgacaCAACGGTCCCTTCTATTCGGATTTGGAGTACAATACAAAGATTTCAACGTTAGATATGATTCGATTCACGGAATTccatgaaaaatattaaatattctttgGTTATTATGGATACTTTCATAGGATTTTCGATCAGCTTTATTTTGCCAACAATCacgtttttatatttatatatataattcactaaattcgataataaataaaaagcagaatgaaaatgacatgaaaacatgaaaaaccTGGAACCAAATTAGAgcataaagaaagaaatgaatagggtttaaattttattaattaattttacagaGGCATGCATGGGATATTGTATTAATATCTGTCAACCTACACTACACTCATCTCTTTTCTCATCTTTTCATCGCTTAAATCCTCGAAGCTCCAATCCCTTCTCATCCCACAGCTCCTCGTCAGCCTTGGTTGGGCGTCATCTTCATAACCTTTAGATTCATAGATGGTATGAATGGTATTTAAGCGGCGATGACCCTTCTTTATCT harbors:
- the LOC105762262 gene encoding uncharacterized protein LOC105762262, whose translation is MSFNCLTFQVLEESDSINEKDPFGKQKKVTFCCVSRTWSGHYEQIRSEAMPATGDPKKIKKGHRRLNTIHTIYESKGYEDDAQPRLTRSCGMRRDWSFEDLSDEKMRKEMSVV